From a single Budorcas taxicolor isolate Tak-1 chromosome X, Takin1.1, whole genome shotgun sequence genomic region:
- the LOC128069635 gene encoding LOW QUALITY PROTEIN: uncharacterized protein LOC128069635 (The sequence of the model RefSeq protein was modified relative to this genomic sequence to represent the inferred CDS: inserted 1 base in 1 codon; substituted 3 bases at 3 genomic stop codons): MIFCSTEWPAIDVGWPREGTFSLPIIRAIREKVLTPGPSGHPDQTPYILVWQDLVENPPAWLRPFIPQPFTSPSPTSSIPQVLVETSKEEEHKECNGRVKPVFRESSLYPNLIDLETDLSPPRYAHPPLPPQVPQISSGGMRRDTEPSAPTQEGGPAQGTRGRTRGVPNVADKNNPEAPTSTVQALPVRAGPALPAGERTYQYWPFSTSNLYNWKTQTPSFSEKPQGLTDFLESILFTHNPTWDDCQQLLQVLFTTEEHERILSEARKNVPGVDGRPTMQPNLIDEGFPLTRPRWDFECAEGRERLRVYRQTLMAGLRAAARKPTNLAKANLVRQEPNESPAAFLERLMEAFRQYTPMDPQADELCAAVMLAFVNQAAPDIRKKLQKIGRLGEQSIQDLVRAAERVFNHRETPEEREERVRREEREFRAEENCRNQKELAQIFLAGMRQGANSQGTNEVRPRDEGKQIGQRLRKDQCAYCQEXGHWKRECPKRKPGEKPTREEAPSPGAHILYAENDSDXGGQGSAPLPESWVTVHVEGKPVGFMVDTGAQYSVLNRKDGPMSKKTSWVQGATGTKRYGWTTKRQVDLGAQRVSHSFLVIPECPAPFLGRDLLSKVNAQIHLDHGGISVMDGTRHPIQVLSLALRDEYRLYQPRPPMAIDPNVQPWVQKYPMAWAETVGIGLAKQRPPIIVELKADATPVCVKQYPLSLEAQRGITPHIQRLLKVGILRRCQSPWNTILLPVKKPGGMDFRQVQDLREVNKRVSDIHPTVPNPYTVLSGLPPDYVWYTVLDLKDAFFSLPLAHSSQEIFAFKWTEEGSQTTGQLTWTRLLQGFKNSPMLFNEALGEDLHEYRADHPNVVLLQYVDDLMLATATEEACLEATGNLLQTLGTLGYRASAKKAQIARQEVTYLAYKIKQGRRRLTRAMKETILQIPEPATPRQVREFTGTVGYCRLWILGFAEKARPLYEGSRENKNWTWTEPMRQAFQELRQALLKALAFALPNPSKPFQLFVDEKQGVGKGVLTQQWGPWKRPVAYLSKRLDPVATGWPPXLQIITATALLVHDANKLTYGQQLLVYTPHAIEGILKQPPGKWISSARLTHYQALLLDTPRIHFQTPCFLNPATLLPAPKKDGPLHDCGEILADVMAIRKDLKDVPLKDSELVWFTDGSSFVKDGQRRAGAAIVDDSGRVIWAEALPSGTSAQKAELIALIQALEKAEGKKITIYTDSRYAFGTVHIQGPIYRERGFTTAEGKEVKNLLEIRRLLAAVHRPRAMSIVHVPGHQKGEDIKARGNRAAHVAAQEAALRDCKTPILTGKDGWYRDQNDNLLLPANLGRHLCTHLHQTTHLGEKKTLALLQTACLRFPQQKATIKDIVCACKACQMMRPGKGQHTGIRYWGERPGQHWEIDFTEVRPGKYGYHYLLVLVDTFSGWVEAYPTKRETATMVAKKLLEEIVPRFGLPVTIGSDNGPAFVSQIVQGLALALGTKWKLHCEYNPQSSGQVERMNQTLKEILAKLAIETGGDWVTLLPFALFQVRNTPYKLNLTPFEIVYGGPPPVXSYLRGKNPAASFMWQFQKALLALSKVHVHIWTLLKEIRKGQENGKIPSHNIGPGDWVWVKRHQVKTLEPRWKGPYIVLTTPTALKVDGTGPWVRCNHVRCATPEEQEKAQREWKVTPHPSNPLKMKFTRRQDSDESP; encoded by the exons ATGATTTTCTGTTCCACCGAGTGGCCTGCCATTGATGTCGGCTGGCCACGAGAGGGAACCTTCAGCCTGCCAATTATTCGAGCGATTAGAGAGAAAGTGCTCACTCCTGGCCCGTCTGGACACCCAGACCAAACTCCCTATATTTTGGTCTGGCAAGATTTGGTGGAAAATCCACCGGCCTGGCTGAGACCTTTTATTCCCCAGCCCTTtacttccccttcccccacttcaTCTATCCCACAGGTACTTGTGGAAACATCCAAAGAAGAAGAACACAAAGAGTGCAACGGCCGGGTGAAGCCGGTATTCCGGGAATCCTCACTCTATCCTAACCTAATTGACCTAGAAACCGATCTCTCCCCACCCCGCTATGCACATCCACCTTTGCCCCCTCAGGTACCTCAGATCTCATCCGGAGGAATGCGAAGGGATACTGAACCCTCAGCCCCAACCCAGGAGGGGGGCCCCGCCCAGGGAACTCGAGGAAGAACTAGGGGAGTCCCCAATGTGGCGGACAAAAATAACCCGGAAGCCCCCACCTCCACGGTTCAGGCACTTCCTGTTCGGGCGGGGCCAGCCCTCCCGGCCGGGGAACGAACGTACCAATACTGGCCCTTTTCCACTAGTAATCTATATAATTGGAAAACTCAAACTCCTTCGTTCTCAGAAAAGCCTCAGGGCCTCACTGATTTTTTAGAATCCATTCTTTTCACCCATAaccccacttgggatgattgtcagcagctGTTACAAGTGCTTTTCACCACAGAGGAACACGAACGGATATTGTCGGAAGCACGGAAAAATGTTCCAGGGGTAGATGGGAGACCTACCATGCAACCAAATCTGATTGATGAGGGATTCCCCTTGACGCGGCCCAGATGGGACTTCGAGtgcgctgaaggtagggagcgtctccgagtgtaccgCCAGACTCTCATGGCTGGCCTCCGAGCAGCCGCCAGGAAACCAACAAATTTGGCTAAGGCAAATCTGGTTAGAcaggagccaaatgagagcccggcAGCCTTCCTTGAGAGATTAATGGAAGCTTTTAGGCAGTATACCCCCATGGACCCACAGGCCGATGAGTTATGCGCGGCAGTTATGCTAGCATTTGTAAATCAGGCAGCCCCAGATATCAGGAAGAAACTGCAGAAAATAGGGAGGTTAGGGGAACAATCCATACAAGACCTGgtgagggcagcagagagggTTTTTAACCATagggaaactccagaggaaagagaagaacgTGTTAGACGGGAAGAGAGAGAGTTCAGGGCCGAGGAAAACTGCAGAAATCAGAAAGAATTAGCCCAGATATTCCTTGCAGGGATGAGACAGGGAGCTAATTCTCAGGGAACTAATGAAGTCAGGCCGAGAGACGAAGGAAAGCAAATTGGACAGAGACTAAGAAAGGACCAATGTGCATATTGTCAAGAGTGAGGACACTGGAAAAGAGAGTGCCCTAAAAGAAAACCGGGGGAAaagcccaccagggaagaagcACCTTCCCCGGGGGCCCACATCTTATATGCAGAAAATGATAGTGattaggggggtcagggctcagcccccctccccgagtcctgggtaactgtACATGTGGAGGGGAAACCAGTTGGTTTCATGGTGGACACAGGGGCCCAATACTCAGTCCTTAACCGGAAAGACGGACCAATGTCCAAGAAAACCAGCTGGGTACAAGGGGCCACCGGAACtaaacgatatggatggactactAAACGTCAGGTGGACTTGGGGGCCCAACGAGTGTCTCACTCATTTCTTGTGATACCAGAATGCCCGGCTCCCTTTCTAGGGAGGGATTTATTATCTAAGGTCAATGCTCAAATCCACTTGGACCATGGAGGGATATCAGTTATGGATGGGACCAGACATCCTATACAGGTTTTGTCCTTGGCGCTAAGGGACGAATATAGACTGTACCAGCCGAGGCCTCCCATGGCTATTGACCCTAATGTGCAGCCTTGGGTCCAAAAATATCCTATGGCCTGGGCAGAAACAGTGGGAATAGGACTAGCCAAACAGAGACCGCCCATCATTGTTGAACTGAAAGCAGATGCCACCCCTGTATGTGTGAAACAGTACCCCCTGAGTCTAGAGGCCCAACGAGGAATCACACCACATATCCAGCGGCTCTTGAAGGTAGGAATTCTCAGAAGGTGTCAATCTCCATGGAACACTATCCTGTTacctgtgaaaaagcctgggggaatGGACTTTAGACAGGTCCAAGATCTTCgtgaagtcaacaaacgggtgagtgACATTCATCCCACCGTCCCTAACCCATACACCGTCTTGAGTGGCCTGCCACCAGACTATGTCTGGTATACGGTCCTGGACTTGAaggatgcctttttcagtttgccgCTGGCCCATTCGAGCCAAGAGATCTTCGCTTTCAAGTGGACCGAAGAGGGCAGCCAGACTACAGGACAACTAACCTGGactcgcctcctgcagggcttcaAAAACTCACCAATGCTATTTAATGAGGCTCTGGGCGAAGACCTCCATGAGTACCGGGCTGATCACCCCAACGTTGTCTTGTTGCAGTATGTGGATGATCTTATGCTAGCCACTGCTACCGAGGAGGCATGCCTAGAGGCGACAGGCAACCTCCTCCAAACTTTGGGGACATTGGGGTACCGGGCTAGTGCAAAGAAAGCCCAAATTGCTAGACAGGAGGTCACCTACTTAGCATATAAGATAAAGCAGGGGCGGAGACGGCTGACACGGGCTATGAAAGAGACTATTTTGCAGATCCCTGAGCCAGCAACTCCTCGTCAAGTGAGAGAATTTACTGGGACTGTTGGGTATTGCAGGCTGTGGATCTTGGGATTTGCTGAAAAGGCCCGGCCATTGTATGAAGGGAGCAGGGAGAATAAAAACTGGacttggactgagccaatgagaCAGGCATTTCAAGAACTTCGGCAGGCTCTGCTGAAAGCCTTGGCCTTTGCTCTCCCTAACCCATCTAAGCCCTTCCAACTGTTTGTGGATGAAAAACAGGGAGTAGGAAAGGGAGTCTTGACGCAGCAATGGGGGCCTTGGAAGCGACCTGTAGCCTACCTCTCTAaaagactggacccagtggccaCGGGGTGGCCACCCTGACTCCAAATCATCACAGCCACTGCTCTCCTGGTCCATGATGCCAACAAGTTAACGTATGGACAACAGCTCCTGGTCTACACTCCCCATGCCATTGAAGGGATTCTCAAGCAGCCACCGGGTAAGTGGATCTCCAGTGCCCGCTTAACCCATTATCAGGCCTTGCTGCTGGATACCCCCCGGATACACTTTCAGACGCCCTGCTTCCTGAACCCGGCCACTCTCCTGCCCGCCCCAAAGAAAGACggccccctccatgattgtggTGAGATATTGGCCGATGTGATGGCCATACGAAAAGACCTAAAAGATGTGCCCTTAAAAGACAGTGAACTGGTATGGTTTACAGACGGAAGTAGTTTTGTGAAAGATGGACAAAGAAGGGCAGGGGCAGCCATTGTAGATGACTCTGGAAGGGTCATCTGGGCTGAAGCTCTGCCCTCTGGGACATCCGCCCAGAAAGCGGAATTAATAGCCTTGATACAGGCACTggaaaaggcagaaggaaaaaagatcacCATTTATACTGACAGCCGGTATGCATTTGGAACAGTGCATATTCAGGGCCCAATATATAGAGAGCGGGGGTTTACGACAGCAGagggaaaagaagttaaaaaccTACTTGAGATCCGCAGACTCCTAGCAGCAGTCCACCGACCCCGAGCCATGTCCATAGTACATGTCCCAGGACACCAAAAAGGAGAAGATATCAAGGCTCGGGGCAACCGTGCTGCCCATGTGGCGGCCCAGGAAGCAGCCCTCAGAGACTGTAAAACCCCCATATTGACT GGCAAAGACGGATGGTATCGAGACCAAAATGACAACTTGTTGCTTCCGGCTAACTTGGGTCGACACCTTTGCACGCACCTACATCAGACCACCcatctgggagaaaaaaagactCTAGCACTCTTACAGACAGCGTGTCTGCGGTTTCCCCAACAAAAGGCAACTATAAAAGACATAGTCTGTGCCTGTAAGGCATGCCAGATGATGAGACCAGGAAAAGGACAGCACACGGGTATAAGGTACTGGGGAGAAAGACCAGGACAACACTGGGAGATAGATTTTacagaggtaaggccaggcaaatATGGGTACCATTATCTGTTAGTTCTGGTTGATACTTTCTCTGGGTGGGTAGAAGCATATCCCACTAAGAGGGAAACAGCAACAATGGTAGctaaaaaactcctagaagagatagTGCCTAGGTTTGGGCTGCCGGTGACcattggctctgataatggacctgcttttgtgagtcaaattGTTCAGGGACTGGCCTTAGCTCTGGGGACCAAATGGAAACTGCATTGTGAATACaatccccagagctcaggacaggtAGAAAGAATGAATCAGACTCTAAAAGAAATTTTGGCAAAACTGGCGATAGAGACTGGTGGGGACTGGGTGACTCTCCTTCCCTTTGCTCTCTTCCAAGTGCGTAATACCCCCTACAAGTTAAACCTAACCCCCTTTGAAATTGTTTATGGGGGGCCCCCTCCAG TGTCCTATCTTCGAGGGAAGAATCCAGCCGCCTCCTTCATGTGGCAGTTCCAAAAAGCTCTATtggccttaagcaaggtgcaTGTGCACATCTGGACTTTACTCAAAGAAATCCGTAAAGGCCAAGAGAACGGAAAAATTCCTTCACACAACATTGGTCCAGGGGACTGGGTTTGGGTCAAACGGCATCAAGTCAAGACATTAGAGCCTAGATGGAAGGGCCCTTATATTGTTCTTACTACCCCTACTGCCCTGAAGGTCGACGGCACTGGACCTTGGGTGCGCTGTAACCACGTGCGCTGTGCCACTCCAGAAGAACAAGAAAAGGCCCAGAGAGAATGGAAGGTGACACCACATCCCTCCAACCCTTTAAAGATGAAGTTCACCCGTCGACAGGACTCAGACGAATCACCCTGA
- the LOC128069636 gene encoding melanoma-associated antigen B5-like, producing MPRSKKSKARGGDKCPQAQGKTQSCGGAQAIAAAGEESTTSSLQCEAITQSLPGAESCSTSQEPQRIPTIAAAAVVSYTRSSEAFDGQYKYRALAYEVPPFTETPGTDCLTRKASLLEQFLLYKYKMKQLMMKEDMLKIIHQSHHDRFAEILKRASERIELVFAVELKEVDSVVPCYNLVSKLKLPNNGRVRGGRGLPKTGLLMNLLGMIFLKGNCAAEEDIWKYLGTMRVYAGRKHLIYGEPRKLITKDLVRLKYLEYRQVANSDPPRYEFLWGPKAHLETSKMKVLEFLAKVNDAVPSDFPTYYEEALRDEEEKAQGMHAARPDTTVKVSTPPRDMVNIIIPPVRKYVKFLPPDRKI from the coding sequence ATGCCTCGAAGTAAGAAGAGTAAGGCCCGTGGTGGTGATAAATGCCCCCAAGCCCAAGGCAAGACCCAGAGTTGTGGGGGTGCTCAGGccatagcagcagcaggagaggagTCCACTACCTCCTCTCTTCAGTGTGAAGCTATTACCCAGAGTCTGCCTGGTGCTGAGTCATGTAGCACTTCGCAGGAGCCTCAAAGAATACCAACCATCGCCGCTGCTGCAGTCGTTTCTTACACTAGATCTAGTGAAGCATTCGATGGCCAATATAAGTATAGGGCACTTGCCTATGAGGTCCCACCCTTCACTGAGACCCCAGGAACTGACTGTTTAACCAGGAAAGCTAGCTTGTTGGAGCAGTTCCTTCTGTacaagtataaaatgaagcagctcATGATGAAGGAAGACATGCTGAAGATTATCCACCAAAGCCACCATGACCGATTTGCCGAGATTCTCAAGAGAGCCTCTGAGCGCATTGAGCTAGTCTTTGCGGTAGAGCTGAAGGAAGTCGACTCAGTTGTTCCCTGCTATAATCTGGTCAGCAAATTGAAACTCCCCAACAATGGGAGGGTGCGTGGCGGAAGGGGTTTACCCAAGACTGGTCTCCTGATGAATCTCCTGGGTATGATCTTCCTGAAGGGCAACTGTGCCGCTGAGGAAGACATCTGGAAATACCTGGGTACGATGCGAGTATATGCTGGAAGAAAGCACCTTATCTATGGAGAGCCCAGAAAGCTCATCACCAAAGATTTAGTGAGGCTGAAGTATCTGGAGTACCGCCAGGTTGCCAACAGTGATCCTCCACGTTATGAGTTTCTCTGGGGCCCAAAAGCACATCTTGAAACCAGCAAGATGAAAGTCCTGGAATTTTTGGCAAAGGTCAATGATGCTGTTCCCAGTGACTTCCCCACTTATTATGAAGAAGCTTTGCGAGATGAAGAAGAGAAAGCCCAAGGCATGCATGCAGCCAGGCCTGACACTACTGTCAAAGTCAGTACACCTCCCAGGGACATGGTCAATATTATCATCCCACCCGTAAGGAAGTATGTGAAGTTTTTACCCCCAGACAGGAAAATATAA